A genomic segment from Micromonospora echinaurantiaca encodes:
- a CDS encoding ABC transporter ATP-binding protein: protein MSEQSAAGASGRPAGRLLEVDDLRVEFRTRDGVAKVINGVTYHVDAGETLAVLGESGSGKSVTAQTIMGILDTPPGFVTGGQVRFHGKDMLKMSAEERRRIRGEGIAMIFQDALSALNPVFTVGFQIAEQFRVRRGLGRAEAKKRAIEMLDQVKIPNAKGRFNNYPHQFSGGMRQRAMIAMSLALDPEVLIADEPTTALDVTVQAQIMDLLAELQRERQMGMILITHDLGVVADVADRIAVMYAGRIVEEANVYDLYARPAHPYTLGLLNSIPRLDEKGQQLRTIKGLPPNLMNIPPGCPFNPRCPMAQPVCREKVPPLLQVGAGRASACHFAEELVNRD, encoded by the coding sequence GTGTCCGAGCAGTCCGCGGCAGGCGCCTCCGGGCGCCCCGCCGGCCGGCTGCTGGAGGTCGACGACCTGCGCGTGGAGTTCCGTACCCGGGACGGCGTCGCCAAGGTCATCAACGGAGTCACGTACCACGTCGACGCGGGGGAGACCCTCGCCGTGCTCGGCGAGTCCGGCTCCGGCAAGAGCGTCACCGCCCAGACGATCATGGGCATCCTGGACACGCCCCCCGGCTTCGTCACCGGTGGTCAGGTCCGCTTCCACGGCAAGGACATGCTGAAGATGTCCGCCGAGGAGCGTCGCCGCATCCGCGGCGAGGGGATCGCCATGATCTTCCAGGACGCGCTCTCCGCGCTCAACCCGGTTTTCACCGTCGGGTTCCAGATCGCCGAGCAGTTCCGGGTGCGGCGTGGCCTGGGTCGCGCCGAGGCCAAGAAGCGCGCGATCGAGATGCTCGACCAGGTGAAGATCCCGAACGCCAAGGGCCGGTTCAACAACTACCCGCACCAGTTCTCCGGCGGTATGCGGCAGCGCGCCATGATCGCGATGTCGCTGGCGCTCGACCCGGAGGTGCTGATCGCGGACGAGCCGACCACGGCGCTGGACGTGACGGTGCAGGCCCAGATCATGGACCTGCTGGCCGAGCTCCAGCGGGAGCGGCAGATGGGCATGATCCTGATCACCCACGACCTCGGCGTGGTCGCCGACGTCGCGGACCGGATCGCGGTCATGTACGCGGGCCGGATCGTCGAGGAAGCCAACGTGTACGACCTGTACGCCAGGCCGGCGCACCCGTACACGCTCGGCCTGCTCAACTCGATCCCCCGGCTCGACGAGAAGGGGCAGCAGCTCCGGACGATCAAGGGTCTCCCGCCGAACCTGATGAACATCCCGCCGGGCTGCCCGTTCAACCCGCGCTGCCCCATGGCGCAGCCGGTCTGCCGGGAGAAGGTCCCGCCGCTGCTGCAGGTGGGTGCCGGCCGGGCCAGCGCCTGCCACTTCGCCGAGGAGCTGGTGAACCGTGACTGA
- a CDS encoding ABC transporter ATP-binding protein: MTENILEVRDLVKHYPVTRGVVFKKTIGHVKAVDGVSFDLRAGETLGVVGESGCGKSTLARVLMNLERPTAGSVHYKGQDISKLSGGALRRLRRQIQLVMQDPYTSLNPRMTVGDLIGEPFEIHPEVAPKGSRRNKVKELLDLVGLNPEHINRYPHQFSGGQRQRIGIARALALRPEIIVCDEPVSALDVSIQAQVMNLLEQLQSEFGLSYVFIAHDLSVVRHLSDRVAVMYLGKIVEVGTEDEIYERPTHPYTQALLSAVPVPDPTVRDNKAIIRLTGDVPSPVSPPSGCRFRTRCWKAQDVCAEQVPLLEIRRGSDHPSACHFAEKREIVATHEA; the protein is encoded by the coding sequence GTGACTGAGAACATCCTCGAGGTCCGTGACCTGGTCAAGCACTACCCCGTCACCCGCGGTGTGGTGTTCAAGAAGACGATCGGTCACGTCAAGGCCGTCGACGGGGTCTCCTTCGACCTGCGGGCCGGCGAGACCCTCGGCGTGGTGGGCGAGTCCGGTTGCGGCAAGTCGACGCTGGCCCGGGTGCTGATGAACCTGGAGCGGCCGACCGCCGGCAGCGTGCACTACAAGGGGCAGGACATCTCCAAGCTCTCCGGCGGTGCGCTGCGGCGGCTGCGCCGGCAGATCCAGCTGGTGATGCAGGACCCGTACACCTCGCTGAACCCGCGGATGACGGTCGGTGACCTGATCGGCGAGCCGTTCGAGATCCACCCGGAGGTGGCTCCCAAGGGCAGCCGCCGGAACAAGGTCAAGGAACTGCTCGACCTGGTGGGCCTCAACCCGGAGCACATCAACCGGTACCCGCACCAGTTCTCCGGCGGTCAGCGGCAGCGCATCGGCATCGCCCGGGCGCTGGCCCTGCGGCCCGAGATCATCGTCTGCGACGAGCCGGTGTCGGCGCTGGACGTGTCGATCCAGGCCCAGGTGATGAACCTGCTGGAGCAGCTGCAGAGCGAGTTCGGCCTGTCGTACGTGTTCATCGCGCACGACCTGTCGGTGGTGCGGCACCTCTCCGACCGGGTCGCGGTGATGTACCTCGGCAAGATCGTCGAGGTCGGCACCGAGGACGAGATCTACGAGCGGCCGACCCACCCGTACACCCAGGCGCTGCTGTCGGCGGTGCCGGTGCCGGACCCGACCGTGCGGGACAACAAGGCGATCATCCGCCTGACCGGTGACGTGCCGTCGCCGGTCAGCCCGCCCTCGGGCTGCCGGTTCCGTACCCGGTGCTGGAAGGCGCAGGACGTCTGCGCCGAGCAGGTGCCGCTGCTGGAGATCCGGCGGGGCTCGGACCACCCGAGCGCCTGCCACTTCGCCGAGAAGCGGGAGATCGTCGCCACCCACGAGGCGTGA
- a CDS encoding chorismate mutase: MMTDVVKQSGGPARTGAGGAGAEADAPADGVTANGAAGRTGRPGTTTPGTGTAEPSAAARIVEIRERIDEIDRALIELWQERARLSQEVGATRMASGGTRLVLAREREILERFRVALGADGTQLALLLLRAGRGPL; the protein is encoded by the coding sequence ATGATGACAGACGTGGTGAAGCAGAGCGGCGGACCGGCTCGGACCGGCGCCGGCGGCGCCGGCGCGGAAGCCGACGCCCCGGCCGACGGCGTGACCGCCAACGGCGCGGCGGGCCGGACCGGCAGGCCCGGCACGACCACCCCGGGCACCGGCACCGCGGAACCGTCCGCCGCCGCCCGGATCGTGGAGATCCGGGAGCGGATCGACGAGATCGACCGGGCGCTCATCGAGCTGTGGCAGGAGCGGGCCCGGCTCTCCCAGGAGGTCGGCGCGACCCGGATGGCCTCCGGCGGCACCCGCCTGGTGCTCGCCCGCGAGCGGGAGATCCTGGAGCGCTTCCGGGTCGCCCTCGGCGCCGACGGCACCCAGCTGGCGCTGCTGCTGCTCCGCGCCGGGCGCGGGCCGCTCTGA